In Bacillus sp. SB49, a single window of DNA contains:
- a CDS encoding rod shape-determining protein — translation MFARDIGIDLGTANVLIHVKGKGIVLNEPSVVAMDRNTGKVLEVGEEARRMVGRTPGNIEAIRPLKDGVIADFDVTEAMLKHFIQKTNVKGFFSKPRMLICCPTNITKVEQKAIKEAAEKSGGKKVYLEEEPKVAAIGAGMDIFQPSGNMVVDIGGGTTDVAVLSMGDIVTASSIKMAGDKFDHEILQYIKKQYKLLIGERTAEDIKISVATVFPGSRNEEIEIRGRDMVSGLPRTITVNSEEIEKSLRESVQAIVQAAKQVLERTPPELSADIIDRGVIMTGGGALLHGIDQLLAEELKVPVLVAEAPMDCVATGTGIMLENIDKRISTKF, via the coding sequence ATGTTTGCGAGAGATATAGGAATCGACCTCGGTACAGCGAATGTACTCATTCATGTAAAAGGTAAAGGAATCGTATTGAATGAACCATCCGTCGTAGCGATGGACCGGAATACAGGAAAAGTATTGGAAGTGGGCGAAGAAGCCCGTCGTATGGTAGGACGTACGCCTGGAAACATCGAAGCGATCCGACCACTTAAGGATGGCGTCATTGCGGACTTTGACGTGACGGAAGCGATGCTTAAGCACTTTATCCAAAAGACGAACGTGAAGGGATTCTTCTCTAAGCCGCGCATGCTGATCTGCTGCCCGACAAACATTACGAAAGTGGAGCAGAAGGCGATCAAAGAAGCGGCGGAGAAATCCGGCGGGAAGAAAGTGTACTTGGAAGAAGAACCGAAAGTGGCTGCGATTGGTGCTGGTATGGATATTTTCCAACCGAGCGGTAATATGGTTGTAGACATCGGTGGAGGAACAACGGATGTAGCTGTGCTGTCTATGGGAGATATCGTAACGGCGTCTTCCATTAAAATGGCCGGAGACAAGTTCGACCATGAAATACTTCAATACATCAAGAAACAATACAAACTTCTAATTGGGGAGCGTACGGCGGAAGATATTAAAATCAGTGTCGCTACGGTCTTCCCTGGTTCAAGAAATGAAGAGATCGAAATCCGCGGTCGTGACATGGTGTCAGGGCTTCCGAGGACGATTACGGTCAACTCAGAAGAAATTGAGAAATCACTGCGCGAATCTGTTCAGGCGATTGTTCAGGCAGCCAAGCAGGTACTGGAGCGTACGCCGCCGGAATTATCTGCGGATATCATCGATCGTGGTGTGATCATGACTGGTGGAGGAGCACTTCTTCACGGAATCGATCAATTGCTTGCAGAGGAGCTGAAAGTTCCGGTTCTGGTTGCAGAAGCACCGATGGATTGTGTGGCGACAGGTACAGGAATTATGCTTGAAAATATCGATAAACGGATTTCGACGAAGTTTTAA
- the spoIIID gene encoding sporulation transcriptional regulator SpoIIID → MHDYIKERTIKIGEHIIETKKTVRVIAKEFGVSKSTVHKDLTERLPEVNPELAKEVKKILDYHKEIRHLRGGEATRRKYKTQIIEDHPVQPLA, encoded by the coding sequence GTGCATGATTACATCAAAGAGAGGACTATCAAGATCGGGGAGCACATTATCGAAACAAAGAAAACGGTGAGAGTGATTGCTAAAGAATTCGGTGTTTCCAAGAGTACGGTACACAAAGATTTGACGGAACGGCTTCCGGAAGTGAATCCGGAGCTTGCGAAGGAAGTCAAAAAGATCCTTGATTATCATAAAGAAATCCGTCATCTGCGCGGCGGAGAAGCTACGAGGCGCAAATATAAAACCCAAATCATAGAAGATCATCCGGTGCAGCCTCTCGCTTAA